The genomic segment GCACCTTCCAGCCGCAGCTGGCCCATGTGCGACACGTCGAACAGGCCGGCGGCCTGGCGGGTGTGGTGGTGTTCGGCCATCAGGCCCGCCGTGTACTGCACGGGCATCGAGTAGCCGGCGAAGGGCACCATGCGCGCGCCGAGCTCCAGGTGCAGGGCGTTCAGCGGCGTGGTGCGAAGGACGGGCGTGGCGGTGGACAAGCGGGGCTCCGATGCGAACAGGGGCATTCGAAATCCATGGTACGGAAACCATGGTCGCCCCTGCTGTCCGCTTTACCTGAGAGATTCACCCCTTACACGGGGTTTGCTCCTTCGGTGGACGCCGGCCCGTGGGGGCCGCCGCCTCTCTCCAGCAAGGCAACGCCCCGTTGCCGGGGCGGCCATCAGTCCTGGGTGCCTGAGCGTTCGGCTGTTCGCCTGCGCCTTCGGCGGCTCCGCGCGGGAGCGCTCTCCTGACGACGGGCGGATTGTAAGTGGATCGGAGCGGCGGAGCTTCAGCGCGCGTAGGCCAGGTCGCGCAGTGAGAGCGACAGGGCCGGCACGTAGGTGATCACCATCAGGCAGGCCAGCACGACCAGAACGAAGGGAATCAGCTGCGTGACGATGCGGTCCAGCGAGATGCGCGCCACCGTGCAGGCGGCGAACAGGTTCACGCCGAACGGGGGGGTGATCATGCCCAGGGCGAGGTTGACCACCATGACCAGCCCGAAGTGCACCGGGTCGACGCCGAAGTGCTGCGCCACGGGCGCGAGGATCGGCGCCAGCACGATGATGGCCGCGCTGGTCTCGATGAACATGCCGATCACGAACAGCGCGGCGTTGACGCCCAGCAGGAAGAGCGCGGGCGTCTGCAGCACTTCCTTGAGCCACAGTCCGATCGCGTCCGGCACGCCGGCGCGCGTGATCAGGAAGGCGAAGAGGCCCGCATTGGCGATGATGAACATGATCACCGCCGACGAGATCACCGACTTGCGCAGAATCGCGTACAGGTCGCGCACGCCGATCTCGCGGTAGATCAGCATGCCCACAACGAGCGCATAGAACACCGCGACGGCCGACGCTTCCGTGGGTGTGAAGACGCCGCCATAGATGCCGCCCAGGATGATCACCGGCATCAGCAGGGCCCAGCCGGCCTGCCAGAACGCGCGGCCGAAGGACAGGCGCCCTTCGCCGTCGTCCTTGCCCCAGCCGCGCCACTTGCAATATGCCCAGACGAACAGCATCAGTGCCCCGCCGATCAGCAGCCCGGGGCCGAAGCCGGCGATGAACAGCTCGCCGATGGAAACCTCGGCGCTGACGCCGTACAGGATCATCGGGATCGACGGCGGGATGATCACGCCCAGCTCGGCGCTGGTGGCCTGCAAGGCCGCGGCCCAGCTCGTGGGATAGCCGTGCTTGATCAGCGCCGGGATCAGGATGGCGCCGATCGCGAAGGTGGTGGCCACCGAGGAGCCGGACACCGCCGCGAAGATCATGCAGGTCAGCACGCAGGTCATCGGCAGGCCGCCCTGCACGCCGCCGACGATGCTCTTGGCGAATTCCACGAGGCGGCGCGAGATGCCGCCCGTCTCCATCAGGTTGCCCGCCAGGATGAAGAACGGGATGGCGGCCAGAGGAAACTTGTTGATCGAGTTGAACATCTCCTTGACGGAAATGAGCATCGGCGCGTTGGCCGCCTGCATGCCGAGCACGGCGGCCAGGCCGATGGAGACCGCCACCGAAATGGTGAGCGCGAAGCACAGCACCATGGTGCCGACCATCACGGATGTCATTGAGCCCCCACGCTTGTCACTTCGTGTACTGCGCTGCCCCCCGAGGGGGCCTTCGCGCCTTGGAGCGGTCCGGCGGCGCTCATTGCGCCGTCTCCAGTTCCAGGCGCTGCGGATCGAGCAGGTTGCCCACGATGCCGATGACCGAAAACACCGCGCCCACGGGCATGGCCAGGTAGGCCCAGAACATCGACACGTCCTCCAGGCCGATCATCGTCTGCACCTTGCCGCGGTTGGCATAGTCCCAGCCCCACCAGAGGATCACCCCGATCAGCGCGATCGCGGCGAGCGCCACCACCCAGTCGAGGAAGCGCTGCATGCGCCGGCCGCTCCAGCGGTACAGGACGTCCACGCTGACCATCGCGCCCTGCCGGAAGGCCATCGGGATGCCCAGGAACACCATCCAGATCAGCGAGAAGCGGATCAGAACCTCGGTCCATTCGGCCGGCTGTTCCAGCACGAAGCGGGTGAAGATCTGGAACAGGCCGAGGCTGGAGGCCAGCGCCAGCATGGCGCACGCCGCGGCCATGGACGCGCCGGTGATCCAGCTTTCGATGCGCAGGAAGGTTGCTTTCATGTGCGGGCAAAAAGAAGGCCCACCTCGGTGGGCCTTTCGGTCGAAGCCGTCGCGGCTTATTTGTAGTTGCGGATGCGATCGATGTTGGCCTTGCCGAACTGCTTCTCGAAGTCGGCGTTCACCGGTGCGAGCACCTGGACGAACTTGGCCTTGTCCACGTTCTCCACGACCTGCATGCCCTTGTTGCGCAGCTCGGCGACGCCCTTGGCGTCGTCCTCGTCCACGCGGGCGCGGTTGGCCTTGACCGCTTCCTTGGCGGCGTCGGCGAAGGCCTGCTTGTCGGCTGCCGACAGCTTGTCGAAGCTGGCCTTGTTCATCAGCAGGACGCACGGCGAGTAGACATGGCCGGTGAGCGACAGGTGCTTCTGCACCTGGTCGAACTTGGCGGCCATGATCACCGACAGCGGGTTCTCCTGGCCGTCCACCGTGCCCTGCTGCAGGGCGGTGAACACCTCGGGGAAGGCCATCGGCGTGGTGACGATGCCCAGGCCCTTGTAGGCCTGCACGTGCACCGGGTTCTCCATGGTGCGCAGTTTCAGGCCCTTGAGGTCCTCGGGCGCGTTGACGGCTCGCCTGCTGTTCGTCATGTGCCGCACGCCGTTCTCGCCCCAGGCGAGGGCCTTCATGCCCTTGCCGTCGAACTTGGTGAGCATCTCCTGGCCGATGGGGCCGTCGAGCACGGCGCGCGCGTGCGCCTTGTCGCGGAACAGGAAGGGGATGTCCAGGATCTTCGTTTCCGGCACGAAGTTGGGGACCGGGCCGGTGGAGGTGAACGTCAGCTCCTGCGTGCCGAGCTGCACCGCTTCGATCGACTCACGCTCGCCGCCGAGGGAGCCGGAGTAGAAGGGCTGGACCTTGTAGCGGCCGTTGGTGCGCTTTTCCACCTCCCGCGCAAAGGTGTCGATCGCCACGCCCTGGTGCGAGTTCTGGGCGACCGAGATGCTGATGCGCATCGTCGTCTGCGCCAGCGCGGCGCCGCCCATCACCAGCCCGGCGGCCAGGGCTGCAAACAATCTGCTTAGTTTCACGCTCTCACTCCTTCGGCAATGCACACGAAACCCGAGAGGATGCCCATCGGCAGCCGCCTTCGCCACGGGAGTTCTACGTACCCCTCAAGCGTTCACATGTTGGTGTAGTTCGGCCCGCCGCCGCCTTCGGGCACGACCCACACGATGTTCTGCGTCGGGTCCTTGATGTCGCAGGTCTTGCAGTGCACGCAGTTCTGCGCGTTGATCTGCAGGCGCGCGCCGCCGCCGGCCTCGTCCTCCACGAACTCGTACACGCCCGCGGGGCAGTAGCGCTGTTCGGGGCCCGCGTAGTCGTGCAGGTTGACGCTGATCGGGATCTGCGGGTCCTTCAGCGTCAGGTGCGGCGGCTGGTTCTCCTCGTGGTTGGTGTTGGAGATGAACACCGAGGAGAGGCGGTCGAAGGTGAGCTTGCCGTCCGGCCTGGGATACGCGATCGGCGTGCATTCGGATGCCGGCCGCAGCGACACGTGGTCGGGCTTCTTGCGGTGGATCGTCCAGGGAATGCGCCCGCCCAGCACGAACTGCTCGACGCCGGTCATCACCGTGGCCACCGTGCGGCCCATCTTGAACCACTGCTTGAAGTTGCGGGCCTTGTTCAGCTCGCGGTGCAGCCACGAAGCCTCGAAGGCCTTCGGATAGGCCGTGAGCTCGTCATGCTGCCGCCCTTCGCCGAGCGCGGCGAACGCCGCTTCGGCGGCCAGCATGCCGGTCTTGATCGCGGCGTGGCTGCCCTTGATGCGCGAGGCATTGAGGTAGCCCGCGTCGCAGCCGACCAGCGCGCCGCCAGGGAAAACGGTCTTGGGAAGCGACAGCAGTCCGCCCACGGTGAGCGCGCGTGCGCCATAGGCCAGCCGCTTCGCGCCCTTGGCGCCCTCGAAGTACCAGCGGATGTTGGGATGCGTCTTGAAGCGCTGGAACTCCTCGTACGGCGAGAGGTAGGGGTTGGTGTAGTCCAGACCGACCACGAAGCCGATCGCGATCTGGTTGTTTTCCATGTGGTACAGGAACGAGCCGCCGTACGTCGTTTCGTCCAGCGGCCAGCCCGCGCTGTGCAGCGCAAGGCCCGGCTTGTGGCGCGCGGGGTCGATCTCCCACACTTCCTTGATGCCGATGCTGTAGCTCTGGGGATCGCGACCCTGGTCGAGCTGGAACCGGCTGATCAGCTCGCGGCCCAGGTGGCCGCGCGAGCCCTCGGCGAACACCGTGTACTTCGCATGCAGCTCCATGCCGAGCTGGAAGTTCTCGGTCGGCTGCCCGTCCTTGCCGATGCCCATGTCGGCGGTGGCGACGCCCTTCACCGAGCCGTCCTGGTTGTAGAGCACCTCCGCCGCGGGAAAGCCCGGGAAGATCTCCACGCCCAGGCCTTCCGCCTGCTGCGCGAGCCAGCGCGTGAAGTTGGCGAGGCTGACGATGTAGTTGCCGTGGTTCTCGAAGTTCTTCGGCAGCAGGAAGCCGGGCGTGCGCGTCGCGCCCCGCTCGGAGAGGAACAGGAAGATGTCCTCCGTGACGGGCACGTTCAGCGGCGCGCCCTTGTCCTTCCAGTCGGGGATCAGCTCGTTGAGCGCGCGCGGGTCCATGATGGCGCCCGACAGGATGTGCGCGCCGGGCTCGGAGCCCTTCTCGAGCACGACGACGGAGACCTCGCGGCCGTATTCGGCCGCCAGTTGCTTCAGGCGGATGGCCGTGGACAGGCCCGCGGGGCCGGCGCCCACGATCACCACGTCGTATTCCATCGCTTCGCGCGGCCCGTGCTGGGCCAGGATTTCTTCTCGTGTCATGGGCGGTGCTCGGATAATCTTCGGCATTCGCGCGGCCTGGGGGCCGGCGTTCGGCGGGACATCGATTCTATTGCGCGCCTCTGCGGCAGCAGAGCCGCAGCGCCCGGCCCCTCGTTCCCTGCAGGAGATCCTCGTGAGCTACAGCATCGACCTTTCCGGCCGCGTCGCCTTCGTGACGGGCGCCTCCAGCGGGCTGGGCGCCCAGTTCGCGCGCACGCTGGCGCGGGCCGGCGCCGCCGTGGTGCTGGCGTCGCGGCGGGTCGAGAAGCTCAAGGACCTGCGCGCGCAGATCGAAGGCGAGGGCGGCGACGCCCACGTGGTGCCGCTGGACGTGACCGACCTGGGCAGCATCAAGGCCGCCGTCGCGCACGCCGAAACCGAGGTGGGCTCCATCGACATCCTGGTCAACAACTCGGGCGTGAGCACGACGCAGCGCATCCAGGACGTGGGCGAGGAGGAGTACGACTTCATCTTCGACACCAACGTCAAGGGCGCCTTCTTCGTAGCGCAGGAAGTCGGCAAGCGCATGCTGGCGCGCGCCCGGGGCGCCGCGCCGGGCACCTTCACCGGCGGGCGCATCATCAACATCGCCTCGATGGCGGGCCTGAGGGTGCTGCCGCAGATCGGCGTGTACGCGATGAGCAAGGCGGCGGTGGTGCAGATGACCAAGGCGCTCGCGCTGGAGTGGGGCCGCTTCGAGATCAACGTCAATGCCATCTGCCCCGGCTACATCGACACCGAGATCAACCGGCACCACTGGTCCACCGAGCAGGGGCAAAAGCTGATCAACATGCTGCCGCGCAAGCGCCTGGGCAGCCCCGAGGACCTGGACGCGCTCATCGTGCTGCTGGCCAGCAGCCAGAGCCACTTCATGAACGGCGCGGTGATCGCCGCCGACGACGGCTTCGGCATTTGACCGCCCCGCGCATGCTGGCCGGCGTCGCCGCCGGCCTGGGTGCCGGCGCGCTGTGGGGCCTGGTGTTCGTCTCGCCGCGCATGGTGGGCGGCTACTCCGCGGTCGACCTCACGGCCGGCCGCTTCCTCGCCTACGGCGCAGTGGCCGCCGTGCTGATGCTGCTGGCGCTTCGAACGCGGCCGCTGCCCACGCCTTCGCAAGCGCTGGCCGCGCTCGGCATGAGCCTGCTCGGCTTCACCGGCTACTACCTGCTGCTGGTGCTGGCCGTGCGCGACGCCGGCACGGAAGTGCCGACGCTCGTGATCGGCACCATCCCGATCTGGGTGATGCTGCTGGGCAAGCCCGGCCACCTGCGCTGGGCCGCGCTGCTGCCCGGCCTAGCGCTCACCGCGGCGGGGCTCGCGCTGATGATGGGCGCGCCGCATAGGACGGCTGCTACCGGTGGGCACTTCTGGCGCGGCATCGCTTTCGCCCTCGCATCGCTGGCCTGCTGGACCGCCTTCGCGCTGCTCAACTCGGCGTGGCTGAAGAAGCATCCGCAGGTGCAGGCCACCGAATGGGCCAACTGGCTGGGCGTGGCCACCGGCCTGGGCGCGCTGCTGTTGTGGGCGGCGGCCGGTTCATCCACGCAGCACCTCGTCTCCCAGCCGGACCGTGGCCTCTTCCTCGCGCTCGCGCTGGCCACCGGCTTCGGTTCCGCATGGCTGGCCACGATCCTGTGGAACATCGCGAGCCGCCGCCTCTCGGCCAGCCTGTGCGGGCAGCTGATCGTGAGCGAGACCCTGTTCGCGCTGCTCTATTCTTTCGCCTGGGACGGGCAGTGGCCGAGCCCCGCCCAGCTTGCCGCCTGCGTGCTCTTCACGCTGGGCATCCTGGCCTCGATCAAGGCGCACCGATGAAACTGGAACTGCCCAAGGACAAGAAGCTGGTGTACGAGATGACCATGCCGATCCGCTGGGGCGACATGGACGCGATGGGACACGTCAACAACACGCTGTACTTCCGCTACCTGGAGACGCTGCGCATCGACTGGTTCCGCTCGCTCGATTGCGTGCCCGACCCGCGCGGCACCGGCCCGCTGGTCGTCAACGCCTTCTGCAACTTCCACAAGCAGCTGGAGTTCCCGGGCGAGATGCACCTGACGATGTACGCCAGCGATCCGGGCCGCAGCTCGTTCGAGACCTGGGCCACCATCGGCCGCACCGACGACCCCGGCATCGTCTACGCCTCCGGCGGCGCCACCACCGTGTGGGTGGACTTCCCGGCGCAGAAGTCGGTGCCCATCCCCGACTGGTTCCGCAAGCACCTCACTTGATCGCCGGCGGCAGCGGCATGCCGCGCCGCTGCATCACGGTGCGCACGCGGTCCGGGTAGTCGGAGATGATCCCGTCCACGCCCAGCGCGATCAAGCGCTCGATGTCGGCGGGGTCATTCACCGTCCAGGGGATCACCTTCAGGCCCAGCGAATGGGCCTGCTTGAGCTCAACGGCCGTGAGCGCCTGGAAGTTGGGCGACCACACGTGGCCGCCTGCCGCCTTCACCATCGCCGGAATGGTTCTGTGCTCCGCGAGCGTGAAGCCCGCCGTCGCGACCGGCGAATCCAGGTTGCTGCCGCGCTCGGACTGCGTGGTGAGATAGACGGTGGGGATGCGCGGGGCTGCTTTCTGCACGGCCTGCAGCGTGCGCCAGTCGAAGCTCTGGACCATCACGCGCTCCTCCATGCCGGCGGCGCGCACCACCTTCAATAGCGCCTCCACGAAAGGCTGCGGCTCCGGCGTGTTGGCCGGGTTGCGCAGGTCCATCTTGGTCTCGATGTCGAACCGCACATGGCCGGCGCCGAGCTTCTTCACCAGCTCGAACACCGAGGCCAGTGTCGGCATGCGCGTTCCATCGACCGGCTGCTGCCGCGAGAAGGTGTTCGCGTACGCGCTGCCGGGCCGCAGCCGGCCGACGTCGTAGGCCTGCAGCTGCGCATGCGTGAGTTCGCGGATCGCCAGCGGCGTGGTGATCCACTGGCCGTCGGGTCCGCGCACGAGATCGGGATTGAGCACCGGGTCGTGCGACACCACCACCACGCCGTCGGCCGTGATGCCGACGTCCATCTCCAGTGTCGTCACGCCGATGCGCAGTGCGCGCTCGAACGCCGGCAGCGTGTTCTCCGGCAGCAGCCCGCGCGCGCCGCGGTGGCCTTGCAGGTCGAAGGCGTTCGCGGAGAAGGCGAGGGCGGCGAGCGAGAAGGCGAGCAGGCGACGCAGGGTGGTCATGGCGGGGGATTGTGGGTCTGTTGCGTGTCAGGTTGAGGCCCGGAGCGTCCGGGTCCTGGGCCGGCGGTCCGGGTACTCGTTCTCCGGCCCACCTCGCGATGAAGATGCCATCGCGATCTACGCGCCTTGGCTTGGAACGCGGCCTCACGATCCTGAAACCCCGCGCGACCGCGAATGGTCCCTGCGCCCGGGTACCCAGACCACCGTCCCAGCGAGTCATTGCGCCCCGAGTGGGCACTGCGCTTGATCAGCCCTGCGGAAAACCAGCGCCCAACCTGATGAGGCCGGTGGTTCGGGTGTCCGGGCGCAGGGACCATTCGCGGTCGCGCGGAGCCGCAGTCACGCATGGCGGTGTTCCAAGCCGAGGCGCGAGGATTGCCAACAGCTTCTTCATCGCGAGGTGGACCGGAGAACGGACACCCGGGCCGCCGGCCTGGGGCGCGCGACTCATGCGGCGCTGCGCGCGACTCATGCGGTCGTGACCAGTGCGCGACACCTGCTACCGGGGCTTCCCCGATGCCGCGGACCCCGGCCAAAGGTAGGCTGTGCCGCATGTCCGTTCCCGCCACAGCCGGCCCCCAGCGCCCGCACCACGCCGTCTGGCCCAAGCGCCTGCCGCATTCCCTCACCCCGCCCCAGACCTCGCTGTGGGAGAACCTGGCCATCAGCGCCCGCCGGTACCCCAACAAGCCCGGCGTCGTGTTCTTCGGCCGCACCTACACCTATCCCGAGCTGGTGGGCATGGCCGAGCGCCTGGCCGCGCGCCTGCATGCGATGGGCGTGCGCAAGGGCGACCGGGTGGTGCTGGACATGCAGAACTGCCCGCAGCTGATCGTGGCGCACTTCGCCATCCTGCGCGCGA from the Ramlibacter henchirensis genome contains:
- a CDS encoding TRAP transporter large permease; protein product: MTSVMVGTMVLCFALTISVAVSIGLAAVLGMQAANAPMLISVKEMFNSINKFPLAAIPFFILAGNLMETGGISRRLVEFAKSIVGGVQGGLPMTCVLTCMIFAAVSGSSVATTFAIGAILIPALIKHGYPTSWAAALQATSAELGVIIPPSIPMILYGVSAEVSIGELFIAGFGPGLLIGGALMLFVWAYCKWRGWGKDDGEGRLSFGRAFWQAGWALLMPVIILGGIYGGVFTPTEASAVAVFYALVVGMLIYREIGVRDLYAILRKSVISSAVIMFIIANAGLFAFLITRAGVPDAIGLWLKEVLQTPALFLLGVNAALFVIGMFIETSAAIIVLAPILAPVAQHFGVDPVHFGLVMVVNLALGMITPPFGVNLFAACTVARISLDRIVTQLIPFVLVVLACLMVITYVPALSLSLRDLAYAR
- a CDS encoding TRAP transporter small permease, giving the protein MKATFLRIESWITGASMAAACAMLALASSLGLFQIFTRFVLEQPAEWTEVLIRFSLIWMVFLGIPMAFRQGAMVSVDVLYRWSGRRMQRFLDWVVALAAIALIGVILWWGWDYANRGKVQTMIGLEDVSMFWAYLAMPVGAVFSVIGIVGNLLDPQRLELETAQ
- a CDS encoding TRAP transporter substrate-binding protein; the protein is MGGAALAQTTMRISISVAQNSHQGVAIDTFAREVEKRTNGRYKVQPFYSGSLGGERESIEAVQLGTQELTFTSTGPVPNFVPETKILDIPFLFRDKAHARAVLDGPIGQEMLTKFDGKGMKALAWGENGVRHMTNSRRAVNAPEDLKGLKLRTMENPVHVQAYKGLGIVTTPMAFPEVFTALQQGTVDGQENPLSVIMAAKFDQVQKHLSLTGHVYSPCVLLMNKASFDKLSAADKQAFADAAKEAVKANRARVDEDDAKGVAELRNKGMQVVENVDKAKFVQVLAPVNADFEKQFGKANIDRIRNYK
- a CDS encoding electron transfer flavoprotein-ubiquinone oxidoreductase, with protein sequence MTREEILAQHGPREAMEYDVVIVGAGPAGLSTAIRLKQLAAEYGREVSVVVLEKGSEPGAHILSGAIMDPRALNELIPDWKDKGAPLNVPVTEDIFLFLSERGATRTPGFLLPKNFENHGNYIVSLANFTRWLAQQAEGLGVEIFPGFPAAEVLYNQDGSVKGVATADMGIGKDGQPTENFQLGMELHAKYTVFAEGSRGHLGRELISRFQLDQGRDPQSYSIGIKEVWEIDPARHKPGLALHSAGWPLDETTYGGSFLYHMENNQIAIGFVVGLDYTNPYLSPYEEFQRFKTHPNIRWYFEGAKGAKRLAYGARALTVGGLLSLPKTVFPGGALVGCDAGYLNASRIKGSHAAIKTGMLAAEAAFAALGEGRQHDELTAYPKAFEASWLHRELNKARNFKQWFKMGRTVATVMTGVEQFVLGGRIPWTIHRKKPDHVSLRPASECTPIAYPRPDGKLTFDRLSSVFISNTNHEENQPPHLTLKDPQIPISVNLHDYAGPEQRYCPAGVYEFVEDEAGGGARLQINAQNCVHCKTCDIKDPTQNIVWVVPEGGGGPNYTNM
- a CDS encoding SDR family oxidoreductase, with translation MSYSIDLSGRVAFVTGASSGLGAQFARTLARAGAAVVLASRRVEKLKDLRAQIEGEGGDAHVVPLDVTDLGSIKAAVAHAETEVGSIDILVNNSGVSTTQRIQDVGEEEYDFIFDTNVKGAFFVAQEVGKRMLARARGAAPGTFTGGRIINIASMAGLRVLPQIGVYAMSKAAVVQMTKALALEWGRFEINVNAICPGYIDTEINRHHWSTEQGQKLINMLPRKRLGSPEDLDALIVLLASSQSHFMNGAVIAADDGFGI
- a CDS encoding DMT family transporter, encoding MLAGVAAGLGAGALWGLVFVSPRMVGGYSAVDLTAGRFLAYGAVAAVLMLLALRTRPLPTPSQALAALGMSLLGFTGYYLLLVLAVRDAGTEVPTLVIGTIPIWVMLLGKPGHLRWAALLPGLALTAAGLALMMGAPHRTAATGGHFWRGIAFALASLACWTAFALLNSAWLKKHPQVQATEWANWLGVATGLGALLLWAAAGSSTQHLVSQPDRGLFLALALATGFGSAWLATILWNIASRRLSASLCGQLIVSETLFALLYSFAWDGQWPSPAQLAACVLFTLGILASIKAHR
- a CDS encoding acyl-CoA thioesterase: MKLELPKDKKLVYEMTMPIRWGDMDAMGHVNNTLYFRYLETLRIDWFRSLDCVPDPRGTGPLVVNAFCNFHKQLEFPGEMHLTMYASDPGRSSFETWATIGRTDDPGIVYASGGATTVWVDFPAQKSVPIPDWFRKHLT
- a CDS encoding glycerophosphodiester phosphodiesterase, which codes for MTTLRRLLAFSLAALAFSANAFDLQGHRGARGLLPENTLPAFERALRIGVTTLEMDVGITADGVVVVSHDPVLNPDLVRGPDGQWITTPLAIRELTHAQLQAYDVGRLRPGSAYANTFSRQQPVDGTRMPTLASVFELVKKLGAGHVRFDIETKMDLRNPANTPEPQPFVEALLKVVRAAGMEERVMVQSFDWRTLQAVQKAAPRIPTVYLTTQSERGSNLDSPVATAGFTLAEHRTIPAMVKAAGGHVWSPNFQALTAVELKQAHSLGLKVIPWTVNDPADIERLIALGVDGIISDYPDRVRTVMQRRGMPLPPAIK